The Podarcis raffonei isolate rPodRaf1 chromosome 2, rPodRaf1.pri, whole genome shotgun sequence genome window below encodes:
- the PRKAR1A gene encoding cAMP-dependent protein kinase type I-alpha regulatory subunit, translated as MATGSTNSEEERSLRECEHYVQKHNIQQLLKDCIVQLCTVRPERPMAFLREYFERLEKEETKQIMCQQKASSRADSREDEISPPPPMNPVVKGRRRRGAISAEVYTEEDAASYVRKVIPKDYKTMAALAKAIEKNVLFAHLDDNERSDIFDAMFPVTYIAGETVIQQGDEGDNFYVVDQGEMDVYVNNEWATSVGEGGSFGELALIYGTPRAATVKAKTNVKLWGIDRDSYRRILMGSTLRKRKMYEEFLSKVSILESLDKWERLTVADALEPVQFEDGQKIVVQGEPGDEFFIILEGTAAVLQRRSEHEEFVEVGRLAPSDYFGEIALLMNRPRAATVVARGPLKCVKLDRPRFERVLGPCSDILKRNIQQYNSFVSLSV; from the exons ATGGCCACTGGCAGCACTAACAGTGAAGAGGAGCGCAGCCTCCGTGAATGTGAACACTATGTCCAAAAACACAATATCCAACAACTCCTGAAGGATTGCATCGTCCAGCTATGTACAGTGCGACCTGAGAGACCCATGGCATTCCTCCGGGAATATTTTGAAAGACTGGAGAAG GAAGAAACAAAACAGATCATGTGCCAGCAGAAAGCCAGCTCCCGTGCAGACTCGCGTGAAGATGAgatttctccccctccacccATGAATCCGGTGGTAAAGGGCCGCAGAAGGCGTGGTGCCATCAGTGCAGAGGTTTACACAGAAGAGGATGCTGCCTCTTATGTCAGAAAG GTTATTCCAAAAGATTACAAGACTATGGCTGCTTTGGCAAAAGCCATAGAGAAGAATGTGCTTTTTGCTCATCTTGATGACAATGAAAGAAG TGATATTTTTGATGCCATGTTCCCTGTCACCTATATTGCTGGCGAGACTGTGATACAGCAAG GTGATGAAGGGGATAACTTCTATGTGGTTGATCAAGGAGAAATGGAT GTATATGTTAACAATGAATGGGCCACCAGTGTTGGAGAAGGGGGCAGCTTTGGTGAACTCGCACTGATCTATGGAACACCCCGAGCAGCAACTGTCAAAGCAAAAACTAATGTGAAACTGTGGGGCATTGATAGAGACAGCTATAGAAGAATCCTTATG GGTAGCACattgagaaagagaaagatgtATGAAGAATTTCTTAGTAAAGTGTCAATACTGG aatcCCTTGACAAATGGGAGCGTCTCACAGTAGCTGATGCTTTAGAGCCAGTACAATTTGAGGATGGACAAAAGATTGTGGTGCAGGGAGAACCAGGAGACGAGTTCTTCATTATTTTGGAG GGTACAGCTGCTGTGTTACAGCGCAGGTCAGAGCATGAAGAATTTGTTGAAGTGGGCAGGCTTGCACCATCTGATTATTTTG gtGAAATAGCCCTGTTGATGAACCGTCCTCGTGCTGCCACGGTTGTTGCTCGTGGCCCATTGAAATGTGTAAAGCTCGACCGGCCCCGATTTGAGCGTGTCTTGGGTCCATGCTCAGATATTCTCAAGCGGAACATCCAGCAGTACAACAGCTttgtgtctctgtctgtctga